The segment aaatgtgagaaatttttaattaatatacttgtGGAATGTTATCTtcacattttttctatttccttGTTTCCAATTTTGACAATCAGATCTATTTTTGCACGATTGTAGCAAACACTGCACCATTGTTGACACAAATTTTGCTTAAAACTTTTAACCTAACCATACCTTCGCAAAACATGTGTTATTTTCATCGACATATAGAATGGACTGAGCATCGCGATGGGTAAGCGCGCGCCTGCTTTAGAGTGAGAGGTACTACATCTGAGGCCTATGTTTGTCTCTCTTGCAAGCTTCTGATTTGTTATTTCGTCCCCCTCCAGAATTCTAGCAGTAACATAGCATTAAATTTGACACCTCACCTTTGCCTACTCGCTTTGGAATAACGTGAAacgtttatctttatctttaaaaattaaaaaatggttttaaggtgttttgtgtgcaaaattacgtatgataaaaataaaaaggatatACAGATGCATAAGtaagtatattaaaagtattttttataggaCATTATTGTAACACATTCTTTaaacatattgttttaaagctgtatataattatattatatacgtaaCTTGCatagttttgttaaatatatattaaaattatatattatataataaattaagatatgtaatagtatgtaataaaaattgtgtaaagtaaaattataaaaagttaggTTAGATTATGCGTTTTACAAATAAGAGATATTtagaacattattttaaatattttgtaatataataataattgaattatacaatataaagtaatacattatcattattttcagaGTTCCAGAAAAagaacacataaaaaaattatggttATCTGCATTAAACATCAAGCAGATCAGTTCAAATGCAAGAGTATgttcaaaacattttaatgaacAGGATTTCACAAAAAGTATTGTTGGggggaaagaaaatatatcaaatctGATGCAGTCCCATCtataaatttacagaaaaatggagAAACCACTGATCGTAGCAACTCTGAGAGCATAGAAGAGAGCATAGAAAGTACACAATACTGCAACAAGAAACATACATGTTTGAAAAGgtaatttacaaacaaaatattgaataattactgTTGATaagtgttattatttttatgcttaaGATCCTTAGCAATGAAACAGGCAACTGAAGATGAAGTAGTgcttcgaaaaaatattagaacatTTCGTGATATAGACGTCAAACAGATTTCACAATCACCGTTTGAAGCAGAAACCTGCTTGGAAGCACTCATTGAAGAACTGCATGAAAAACGGAAGGAGATAAAACGATTTAGAGATAAAGTCAGAAAACTACAGAAAACAGTTAAAGATTTACGCTCACTGATGAAGactttaaaagataataatttaataacaagcACAGCTAGAGATATATTACAAGTAAGTAATTAGTTTcaatgtaaataatacattctaCAATGTATGTTAACAATAATGGCGATATATATAtggtatgtatgtatgtagaATGTATTGTTTACATTGCTctcattattgcaaatatttctaGCAAAAATACCCACTGCGGAGAGTTATTTTGTCGTGatcattgtaaattattaatacgtatcaaaattatttattcttttccaGTCAACAGAATCTCTTGCACTTGTAGCATTAGTACAAAAAGTACTTTCACACAAGCATAAATTTAATGCTTTTCCTCCAGAATTGAAAACTTTTGCAGCCACATTACACTTTTACTCTCCTAAAGCCTATGACTTCGTCCGGagatcatttataaatattttaccacATCCTTTCACAATCCGTAAATGGTACTATTCTATCGATGGATCCCCCGGAATTTCACAACCTGCATTAGattgtttaacaaaaaaagcaCGCGAAGCTATTGAAAAGAATCACACTATTCTTTGCGGTTTACAAATTGATGATACGTCTATAAAAAAACAGATTGACTTTAATGGAAAAGAATACATAGGTTTCATTAATTTTGGGACAAAACTAGATAGTGATGAATTGCCTTTAGCTAAAGAAGTGGTTGTTATTATGGCAGTAGCTATTAACGAACATTGGAAAATACCAGTTGCGTATTATTTCATCGATGCATTGACTGCAAGGGATCGtgctaatattattacaaacgttttaaaaagtattcatGAAACAGGTATTGACATAATTTCATTAACTTTTGACGATccacaatataattttactatggCAAATATATTAGGTGCACAATTACAAGTTGATAAAGAATTGCAAGTATTCTTTCTGCATCCAATTACTAAAAAAcgaatatatatcatattagaTGCATgtcatatgattaaattagttGGAAACTGTTTTGCTGAATATAAAGTTCTtcaaaataagaataacaaaGAGATACGATATGactttgtacaaaaattgatACGCATACAAGAAAAGTATGGATTACATGTAAATACTAAAGTTAGACTTCGACACTTAAATTGGTACAAcgaaaaaatgaaagtttGTCTCGCGGTTCAAGTTTTAAGCAGTAGTGTGTCAAAAGGTATGCAGTATCTCCGAGAATCTATTAAACTCCCGGAATTCGCAAATAGTAAGGcaacagaaaaattttgcttaatgtttaatgatatttttgatGTCTTAAATTCTCGAAATAAGTTTTGTATTACTCCATCTAGACAACCTATTACTACgaaaaatttaacagaaatcacacaaaaaattaattgtttcatagattatatatcttctttaaaatatcaaggagtttcaattttacattcaAAACGCAAAACTGGATTTTTTGggttaattattactttaaatagTATTgtaggaatatttaaaaattggatACAAGAAAACAGTAATATgtcgtattttttaacatataagtTATCCCAGGACCacttggaattatttttttctgcagtACGAAATCATTGTGGTCATAATAACAACCCTACTTGTACGCAATTCATGGctgtctttaaaaaattgctaacGCATGCACAAGTTAGCGGttcaaaatatgcaaatagcGTTGCTTTAGACGATactatctttttaaatattacttccactaatatacataaagataatattgataatatttgtataactgaagaaaatgacattaatattttgaataataatataaattatgaccACAGTTATAATATTCATGCTCTATTTGaggtaataaataaagattatattaataatgtacttGGCTATATTGCAGGATTTATAGTacgtaaaatatcaaaagattTATCATGCAATGTCTGTTTGACTCTTTTACACAGTGACACAACGTTTTCAAAATTACAGCATTTAAAATCAAGAGGTggtttaattaatgtatctgctgatgtataatattattgtgtaaaatagGTGAAATTACTTTTagggaaaataatattttttttttcaacataaaaatcttttacagTTTCTTTTAATGAAAAGTTTACGCAAAGTAACGAgtaatgttttttatcataaGGACCActattttgaacaaaattatttaaacgatcatagatatcaattaataaaattaatttttgttaatttttttaaaataagattaaatcaCGCAGCAAAGACAAAATCTGCAGTCataaatagaataagacataagttaacaaaaacaattttatttatgcatcaataaatataagatagaTATAGAAATACatgatataagaaatataagaaatacatgtaactataaatattatataataaaattttgttttatacatataattataacaatatccTGTAagtggcatatatcatattatattttataataatgtgtagtattgtaattttttataaatgtaaataaataaaattttctatatatcaacaatataatttttttattatttataacattagtATAGTgtgtagataataataatatttataataaaatttgtaaacatatatctatttataaaactttataattaataaaatattaatataaatataatataaattaaagcaaatttattgtttattcataaatatattaaatatattaaaacaaattttaaaataaattctaaaaaaatctattgacTACACATTTCATAGAAAAATGCGCATGGTCCGCAATTTTATTTGGACGGCCCTGCAAAAAGAGAGACAAACATAGGCCTCAGATGTAGTACCTCTCACTCTAAAGCAGGCGCGCGCTTACCCATCGCGATGCTCAGTCCATTCTATATGTCGATggttattttacattactgCGCTTGCACAAACTAACAGCCAATCAAATGTAGGCACACTTTACCTCGTCGCATCGTCCCGCAATGGCTTCCCCCCCGCAGCGACATGCTCTgtccctatattcctatgtccatGGCCAGGACTAGGTAAgtccgcggacggatgtacgtcatggcagccatcttgagcgaccactttttgaaagtgagagggaatgctcgagcatagcggcaagcggcataccgtacgccgtacgcattaatatgcagtgtatagtcttttatgcaacagtgcaaaaagatatataatatttcagatgCAATATATCTCTAGCTGTgcttgttattaaattattatcttttaaagtCTTCATCAGTGAGCGTAAATCTTTAACTGTTTTCTGTAGTTTTCTGACTTTATCTCTAAATCGTTTTATCTCCTTCCGTTTTTCATGCAGTTCTTCAATGAGTGCTTCCAAGCAGGTTTCTGCTTCAAACGGTGATTGTGAAATCTGTTTGACGTCTATATCACGAAatgttctaatattttttcgaagcACTACTTCATCTTCAGTTGCCTGTTTCATTGCTAAGGATCttaagcataaaaataataacacttATCAAcagtaattattcaatattttgtttgtaaattacCTTTTCAAACATGTATGTTTCTTGTTGCAGTATTGTGTACTTTCTATGCTCTCTTCTATGCTCTCAGAGTTGCTACGATCAGTGGTTTctccatttttctgtaaatttataGATGGGACTGCATCagatttgatatattttctttccccCCAACAATACTTTTTGTGAAATCCTgttcattaaaatgttttgaacATACTCTTGCATTTGAACTGATCTGCTTGATGTTTAATGCAGATaaccataatttttttatgtgttctTTTTCTGGAACtctgaaaataatgataatgtattactttatattgtataattcaattattattatattacaaaatatttaaaataatgttctaAATATCTCTTATTTGTAAAACGCATAATCTAAcctaactttttataattttactttacacaatttttattacatactattacatatcttaatttattatataatatataattttaatatatatttaacaaaactatGCAAGttacgtatataatataattatatacagctttaaaacaatatgtttAAAGAATGTGTTACAATAATGtcctataaaaaatacttttaatatacttaCTTATGCATCTGTatatcctttttatttttatcatacgtaattttgcacacaaaacaccttaaaaccattttttaatttttaaagataaagataaacgtTTCACGTTATTCCAAAGCGAGTAGGCAAAGGTGAGGTGTCAAATTTAATGCTATGTTACTGCTAGAATTCTGGAGGGGGACGAAATAACAAATCAGAAGCTTGCAAGAGAGACAAACATAGGCCTCAGATGTAGTACCTCTCACTCTAAAGCAGGCGCGCGCTTACCCATCGCGATGCTCAGTCCATTCTATATGTCGATGAAAATAACGTGAAAGTCGGATATCATAAGTTACGTGTTATGTATACGAaccacggtgtaagaatataaggtgatttcacgaCCATTGTGATGTCCCGACAATGGTAAAATTCAATGAACAGAACATTATTAAAGAGATCTGTTCAAGTCCATCTAAAATTTATCCAAAGAGCAAGATTAAAGTTATGATTAGTGTTAActgtattattagttataaaaatattaattatactatacCTATAAGAATACTGCATAATTGAACAATGCATTGAACAAATAAGTGAagagataagaataaaataagcaaAGGTTACCAGACACCCATCTTATCCGTCGGCtatcttttataaacaaaaacaagCTGCATATCAACTTCCAGCCAAACGATATTCCAACGTATCAAGAAGCCGATGTGACGATTAAAAATCTATGCGATACTCTCGAGGGCCTACTCCCCACCACAAGAGGACCAACGTACATCATCGCTCGTGAGACAGTTCTCTTCCAGCAGACTCACTGTTAGGTCATATTAAGTTCtatatactatttttctctgcaTTGTTCAGTTGAAAACACTGAGTTATTTGGTTTATATTTAGCAGTGTAATATCTGCATTATTAAGACGTATCTATAAGGCTTTGCtcctaattaaaattaggtaagctaatttaatctattttatttgattttattcatATCCTTTTCATACGATAGATTGTTACCTCCTGTATCCCTAGTAAACCCGGTGAATGCAGGGTGACTAAAAAATAAGGAGACATTTCAAATTTCGCGCTAATAGTCGATATTACAGAATTCTCTACACACGTCTAGTGACCAGacgtaacataaaaattggtggcagcggtgggatttGATAATGATCtatcgttcaataattttgtttaataataatatttcagtgTAAGTACTATATTCCACTGTGTTGTGATTTGTGAATTTAAAATGTCGCACGGTACTCGCTCGCAGGGACCGGTATCGACCGACGCCGAAATAGACATTAGGCAAAAACATCTCGATGAACGTGAAAAACAATTACGCGCACAGCATCAAGCTTTGCTACGCGAACGCGAGGAAATAGAAAAACGCGCTACTGAAGCTATTGACGCGAATTCACTTATGCAAGTGCTTTCTAAAATACAAAGTGAACTCTCTCAGTTACAAAAATTGCcggaacaaataaatatgttagaaCAACGCGTGAACGAAACTTCAAGAGCCGCATCGGCCTACGAAGAGTATCAAAGCATGCCGGCGCAGGACGAAGTGCCAGCATCATTTccgattttaaaattaaaggatGTAGCTTCTAATATCCCTGCGTATGACGGTTATAAAATTTCGGTATTTCAATTTGCCCGTGCTTGTGAACGTGCTCGTGATCTATTATCCTCTGTACAGGAGCCTCAGCTAGtacagtttattattaataaattagaggGTGATGCGTACCAAGTTGTTGAAGGAAATATGTATACGCGTGTTGTCGATTTATTAGACAAACTAAAAGCTATTTTTGCACCGAATAAGTCAATTGCACAATATCGAGGTGAACTTGCTAATACTTACAAATTGCCGGCTGAAACAATTCTTAAATATGCGGGGAGAGTAAAAGATTTGAAGTTTGCTATATTGGATGGAAATAGACGTCAGGGAAAAAGCATAAGCCGTACTTTCATAGAAGAAATAGATGGAGAAGTATTAGAAGCTTTTATTAATGGATTGCCGTCTAATATAATAACTCGTATGGAACACCGGCAAATAACCGATTTAGATGTAGCCATTGAGTGGGCcgtcaaaatttcaaataatttagaagTAGAAAAATTACGCGAACGTCAATCTTCGCAGAAAACTGCTCCTTTACTACGCTCTGACATACAAAGTATAGAATCACCGCACGCTGAACCACCAaagtcaattttaaaaaatcctaaCACACTGATTCCGCGCCCTTGGATTAGACCACTAATTCCGGGTGTACCAGGTCCAAATTCTCCTGATGTGTGTCGATACTGTAAATTTCCGGGACATAACATATCGAACTGCAAAAAGCTAGCATACCGAAACTCTGTACAGAATCCGGAAAACTTAGAAAGCCGCCTGATAGCGAGCGCGGCCCGGGATACGGCTCATGTTACAGCGCATCCGATAAGTGTACAGGCAGAACCAATAATAAACGAAGGATGAATAATTCTGACGCAAATAATCAGgtctcaaaatttattccgGATGCAACAATAATAGTGGCAAACCCGGAGGCAGCTACTTTTTTGCCAAAAATAATActaacttgtaaaaatttacaaggatattgcaaatttatgatTGATTCAGGTTCTGCCATAAATATGATTAAGtctaaaatcttaaaaaacaCTTCCATAGATTTAGAtgatagattaattttaagaggCATTACTAAGGTTCCTGTTAAAACACAGGGAGCCGTAATTTTTGCAGTAGCCGGTAAGATAACAAAGTTTCACGTAGTGCAGGATGAAGTACCCATCCCGAGCGATGGAATTCTTGgctctgaatttttaaaaaataataatgctatcCTAAATTACGATAAAGA is part of the Linepithema humile isolate Giens D197 chromosome 3, Lhum_UNIL_v1.0, whole genome shotgun sequence genome and harbors:
- the LOC105675819 gene encoding uncharacterized protein; its protein translation is MVLRCFVCKITYDKNKKDIQMHKVPEKEHIKKLWLSALNIKQISSNARKNGETTDRSNSESIEESIESTQYCNKKHTCLKRSLAMKQATEDEVVLRKNIRTFRDIDVKQISQSPFEAETCLEALIEELHEKRKEIKRFRDKVRKLQKTVKDLRSLMKTLKDNNLITSTARDILHLKYYISFCTVA
- the LOC105675827 gene encoding uncharacterized protein, translating into MVLRCFVCKITYDKNKKDIQMHKVPEKEHIKKLWLSALNIKQISSNARKNGETTDRSNSESIEESIESTQYCNKKHTCLKRSLAMKQATEDEVVLRKNIRTFRDIDVKQISQSPFEAETCLEALIEELHEKRKEIKRFRDKVRKLQKTVKDLRSLMKTLKDNNLITSTARDILQVSN